One Candidatus Spechtbacteria bacterium DNA segment encodes these proteins:
- a CDS encoding response regulator — translation MAKKILFVEDDPALQNALKEAISKEGYDIIQAFDGQEGLDRAKENKPDLILLDLILPKKDGFAVLESLKADDGTKDIPVVVLTNLEGIGDVDRALSMGATTYLVKVQYELNEIVEKVKEILG, via the coding sequence ATGGCAAAAAAAATACTTTTTGTCGAAGACGACCCCGCCTTGCAAAATGCTTTGAAAGAAGCGATCTCAAAAGAAGGTTATGATATTATACAGGCATTTGACGGCCAAGAAGGGTTAGATCGCGCTAAAGAAAATAAGCCGGATCTTATACTTTTAGATTTAATTCTTCCCAAAAAGGATGGCTTCGCTGTCTTGGAGAGTCTTAAAGCTGATGATGGTACCAAGGACATCCCGGTAGTTGTACTCACTAACCTTGAGGGGATTGGCGATGTAGACAGGGCGCTTTCAATGGGCGCTACAACATATTTAGTGAAAGTGCAGTATGAGCTTAATGAGATTGTGGAGAAGGTTAAGGAGATACTGGGATAA
- the tadA gene encoding Flp pilus assembly complex ATPase component TadA, whose amino-acid sequence MLIDDKRLMAFLLDANIADQKQLDSVLQKAEKAGKPFADELLAENIVSEEQLMKLESYILGIPFVDLSGEKIDPEVLKIIPEPIARKNQIVSFRKQGSELEVAMIDPEDLQTIDFIRKKASLKILPRLTSHASITHALGQYQESLETEFTDLIQKDSTKILETVTKEGEEVQPGDLQKKAEELPVIRIVDSILRHAVSQSASDIHIEPTEKDVIVRYRIDGILHDAMILPRQVRTGIVARIKVLSNLKLDESRLPQDGRFMIQSEEFRVSFRVSVLPVYDGEKLVMRVLREDVKGLTLEEIGLRGEALERIQRNIHKPVGMFLVTGPTGSGKTTTLYTVIDILNTPDVNISTIEDPIEYRMPRVNQTQVRPEIGLTFASGLRSLVRQDPNILMVGEIRDDETANLAINAALTGHLVLSTLHTNSAAGALPRLIDMGQEPFLIASTVNVIIGQRLVRRLCESREKYKLSKKELTTLKKEIDTDRLLAILKQEKIVEPNTQWEDVMFYRPKPMEDCQDGYRGRIGIYEVLEAGEVIKKLIMESASSDQIEEQAKKDGMLTMLEDGLMKAVQGITSIEEVLRVMRE is encoded by the coding sequence ATGTTAATAGACGACAAACGCTTGATGGCATTTTTGCTTGACGCAAATATTGCCGATCAGAAACAACTTGATAGCGTGCTTCAGAAAGCAGAAAAAGCTGGCAAGCCATTTGCCGACGAGCTTCTCGCGGAAAATATTGTCAGCGAAGAGCAGTTGATGAAGCTGGAGTCCTATATTTTGGGTATTCCTTTTGTAGATCTTTCGGGTGAAAAAATTGATCCCGAGGTATTAAAGATTATTCCTGAGCCCATCGCGCGTAAAAATCAAATCGTATCATTTCGCAAACAAGGCAGTGAGTTGGAGGTGGCAATGATCGATCCGGAAGATTTGCAAACAATTGACTTTATACGCAAGAAAGCAAGTTTGAAGATTTTGCCGCGGTTAACAAGCCACGCAAGTATTACGCACGCGCTCGGCCAATATCAAGAGAGTCTAGAAACAGAATTTACCGATCTTATCCAGAAAGATTCTACTAAAATATTGGAGACGGTAACAAAAGAGGGGGAGGAAGTACAGCCAGGTGATCTCCAGAAAAAAGCAGAGGAGTTGCCGGTAATTAGAATTGTAGATTCTATCTTGCGCCATGCCGTCTCGCAAAGCGCATCCGATATTCATATAGAGCCAACAGAGAAAGATGTTATAGTCCGTTATCGTATAGATGGTATTCTTCACGATGCCATGATTCTACCTCGTCAGGTGCGGACGGGTATCGTTGCGCGCATCAAGGTTTTATCAAATTTGAAGCTTGATGAAAGCCGCTTGCCGCAAGATGGCCGTTTTATGATACAATCGGAAGAATTTCGTGTTTCGTTTCGTGTATCTGTCCTTCCCGTTTACGATGGAGAAAAACTTGTTATGCGCGTATTACGCGAAGATGTAAAAGGTTTAACGCTTGAAGAAATTGGCTTACGTGGTGAGGCGCTTGAGCGTATCCAGCGAAATATACATAAACCGGTGGGAATGTTTCTCGTTACAGGGCCTACCGGTTCCGGAAAAACAACAACCCTTTACACCGTAATTGATATTCTTAACACGCCCGATGTAAACATTTCTACGATTGAAGATCCTATCGAGTATCGTATGCCTAGGGTAAATCAGACCCAGGTGCGTCCGGAAATTGGCCTTACCTTTGCTAGCGGTTTGCGCTCTCTTGTCCGCCAAGATCCCAACATTCTTATGGTGGGAGAGATCCGCGATGATGAAACGGCAAACCTCGCGATTAACGCCGCGCTGACTGGCCATCTAGTGCTTTCCACCCTTCACACCAATAGCGCTGCGGGCGCTTTACCGCGCTTAATTGATATGGGGCAGGAGCCATTCTTAATTGCCTCTACCGTTAATGTAATTATCGGCCAGAGATTAGTGCGCCGTTTGTGTGAAAGCCGTGAAAAATACAAGCTTTCTAAAAAAGAGCTTACGACATTGAAAAAGGAAATAGATACCGATCGCTTGCTCGCCATTCTAAAACAAGAAAAGATTGTTGAACCAAATACCCAGTGGGAAGATGTGATGTTTTATCGACCTAAACCAATGGAGGATTGCCAAGATGGTTATCGCGGACGAATCGGTATTTATGAAGTGCTTGAAGCAGGCGAGGTTATAAAAAAGCTTATCATGGAATCCGCAAGCTCTGACCAGATTGAGGAGCAGGCTAAAAAAGATGGCATGCTGACAATGCTCGAAGATGGGCTCATGAAAGCAGTGCAGGGAATTACTTCTATTGAGGAGGTATTGAGGGTGATGAGAGAGTAG